One window of Vespa velutina chromosome 2, iVesVel2.1, whole genome shotgun sequence genomic DNA carries:
- the LOC124946572 gene encoding thyrotropin-releasing hormone receptor isoform X1 has product MFYPTDVKSVRTNCGLTILSSFELDKRFLKVIRKEIMTETKEEGEVTDLTEAILRGIQLYYTPILVYLGSLGNCLSVCVFFGTKLRRSSSSIYLGALAISDTGFLISVFVVWLNMVNIGIFNEQGFCQFFIYLTTLCSFLSVWFVVAFTVERFVAVQYPFHRQSMCTVARAKTVVIGLTVLGIMTCSPTLWFSSPRLKISNTKNVTECLVAEGWESSATIFNSIDAILTFVVPFTVIVVLNILIARAIYRLAKVRRILTTESRASQDQMSCSQSPRNTFAQSKITKMLLIVSTVFLCLNLPAYAIRVHAFLYPDNNPPRSIELAQQVCNLFFNTNFGINFILYCTTGQNFRSAMIRMFLRRSHGRNDAAGRISNHGNIVSELARNNTLTSRQKAPIFTKSWQNNHELQIFSKEFKEDMEKDKE; this is encoded by the exons ATGTTCTATCCGACGGACGTGAAAAGTGTGAGAACAAATTGCGGCCTCacaattttatcttctttcgagTTG GACAAAAGATTTCTTAAAgttattcgaaaagaaataatgacaGAGACAAAGGAAGAGGGTGAAGTAACCGATCTGACCGAGGCGATCCTAAGAGGGATACAACTGTATTATACTCCGATATTAGTATATTTGGGTTCACTTGGAAACTGTCTATCCGTATGTGTGTTCTTCGGTACAAAATTACGACGATCCTCATCAAGTATATATTTAGGAGCATTGGCTATAAGCGACACtggatttttaatatcagtTTTTGTGGTATGGTTGAATATGGTGAATATTGGTATTTTTAACGAGCAAGGATTCTGTCAATTCTTCATCTACCTAACAACACTTTGTAGTTTTTTAAGTGTTTGGTTTGTGGTAGCCTTCACCGTCGAAAGATTCGTCGCTGTTCAATATCCTTTTCATCGTCAATCCATGTGTACAGTGGCTAGAGCAAAAACCGTAGTCATCGGATTGACAGTTCTCGGTATTATGACGTGTAGTCCAACTTTATGGTTTTCGAGTCctcgtttaaaaatatcaaatacaaAAAATGTGACGGAATGTCTTGTCGCTGAGGGTTGGGAGTCCTCAGCGACTATTTTCAATTCGATCGACGCGATACTAACTTTCGTTGTACCTTTTACCGTAATCGTTGTATTGAATATACTCATCGCACGTGCTATCTATAGACTCGCCAAAGTAAGGAGAATACTGACCACCGAATCAAGGGCTTCGCAGGATCAAATGTCCTGTTCTCAAAGTCCTCGAAATACTTTCGCTCAAAGTAAAATTACTAAAATGCTTCTCATCGTATCCACAGTTTTTCTCTGTCTCAATCTGCCGGCCTACGCTATCAGAGTACATGCTTTtctatac CCGGACAACAATCCACCGCGATCGATAGAGTTGGCGCAACAGGTGTGCAACTTGTTTTTCAACACCAATTTtggaataaatttcattctttattgTACCACCGGACAAAATTTTCGCAGTGCAATGATTCGTATGTTTTTACGGCGTTCCCACGGAAGAAATGACGCTGCCGGACGCATATCAAATCATGGAAATAttg ttTCAGAATTAGCTCGCAATAATACTTTAACGAGTCGTCAAAAAGCACCTATATTTACTAAATCGTGGCAAAACAATCACGaattgcaaatattttctaaagaatTTAAAGAAGACATGGAAAAGGATAAGgagtga
- the LOC124946572 gene encoding thyrotropin-releasing hormone receptor isoform X2, whose product MNVLSDGREKCENKLRPHNFIFFRDKRFLKVIRKEIMTETKEEGEVTDLTEAILRGIQLYYTPILVYLGSLGNCLSVCVFFGTKLRRSSSSIYLGALAISDTGFLISVFVVWLNMVNIGIFNEQGFCQFFIYLTTLCSFLSVWFVVAFTVERFVAVQYPFHRQSMCTVARAKTVVIGLTVLGIMTCSPTLWFSSPRLKISNTKNVTECLVAEGWESSATIFNSIDAILTFVVPFTVIVVLNILIARAIYRLAKVRRILTTESRASQDQMSCSQSPRNTFAQSKITKMLLIVSTVFLCLNLPAYAIRVHAFLYPDNNPPRSIELAQQVCNLFFNTNFGINFILYCTTGQNFRSAMIRMFLRRSHGRNDAAGRISNHGNIVSELARNNTLTSRQKAPIFTKSWQNNHELQIFSKEFKEDMEKDKE is encoded by the exons ATGAATGTTCTATCCGACGGACGTGAAAAGTGTGAGAACAAATTGCGGCCTCacaattttatcttctttcga GACAAAAGATTTCTTAAAgttattcgaaaagaaataatgacaGAGACAAAGGAAGAGGGTGAAGTAACCGATCTGACCGAGGCGATCCTAAGAGGGATACAACTGTATTATACTCCGATATTAGTATATTTGGGTTCACTTGGAAACTGTCTATCCGTATGTGTGTTCTTCGGTACAAAATTACGACGATCCTCATCAAGTATATATTTAGGAGCATTGGCTATAAGCGACACtggatttttaatatcagtTTTTGTGGTATGGTTGAATATGGTGAATATTGGTATTTTTAACGAGCAAGGATTCTGTCAATTCTTCATCTACCTAACAACACTTTGTAGTTTTTTAAGTGTTTGGTTTGTGGTAGCCTTCACCGTCGAAAGATTCGTCGCTGTTCAATATCCTTTTCATCGTCAATCCATGTGTACAGTGGCTAGAGCAAAAACCGTAGTCATCGGATTGACAGTTCTCGGTATTATGACGTGTAGTCCAACTTTATGGTTTTCGAGTCctcgtttaaaaatatcaaatacaaAAAATGTGACGGAATGTCTTGTCGCTGAGGGTTGGGAGTCCTCAGCGACTATTTTCAATTCGATCGACGCGATACTAACTTTCGTTGTACCTTTTACCGTAATCGTTGTATTGAATATACTCATCGCACGTGCTATCTATAGACTCGCCAAAGTAAGGAGAATACTGACCACCGAATCAAGGGCTTCGCAGGATCAAATGTCCTGTTCTCAAAGTCCTCGAAATACTTTCGCTCAAAGTAAAATTACTAAAATGCTTCTCATCGTATCCACAGTTTTTCTCTGTCTCAATCTGCCGGCCTACGCTATCAGAGTACATGCTTTtctatac CCGGACAACAATCCACCGCGATCGATAGAGTTGGCGCAACAGGTGTGCAACTTGTTTTTCAACACCAATTTtggaataaatttcattctttattgTACCACCGGACAAAATTTTCGCAGTGCAATGATTCGTATGTTTTTACGGCGTTCCCACGGAAGAAATGACGCTGCCGGACGCATATCAAATCATGGAAATAttg ttTCAGAATTAGCTCGCAATAATACTTTAACGAGTCGTCAAAAAGCACCTATATTTACTAAATCGTGGCAAAACAATCACGaattgcaaatattttctaaagaatTTAAAGAAGACATGGAAAAGGATAAGgagtga
- the LOC124946572 gene encoding thyrotropin-releasing hormone receptor isoform X3, with translation MTETKEEGEVTDLTEAILRGIQLYYTPILVYLGSLGNCLSVCVFFGTKLRRSSSSIYLGALAISDTGFLISVFVVWLNMVNIGIFNEQGFCQFFIYLTTLCSFLSVWFVVAFTVERFVAVQYPFHRQSMCTVARAKTVVIGLTVLGIMTCSPTLWFSSPRLKISNTKNVTECLVAEGWESSATIFNSIDAILTFVVPFTVIVVLNILIARAIYRLAKVRRILTTESRASQDQMSCSQSPRNTFAQSKITKMLLIVSTVFLCLNLPAYAIRVHAFLYPDNNPPRSIELAQQVCNLFFNTNFGINFILYCTTGQNFRSAMIRMFLRRSHGRNDAAGRISNHGNIVSELARNNTLTSRQKAPIFTKSWQNNHELQIFSKEFKEDMEKDKE, from the exons atgacaGAGACAAAGGAAGAGGGTGAAGTAACCGATCTGACCGAGGCGATCCTAAGAGGGATACAACTGTATTATACTCCGATATTAGTATATTTGGGTTCACTTGGAAACTGTCTATCCGTATGTGTGTTCTTCGGTACAAAATTACGACGATCCTCATCAAGTATATATTTAGGAGCATTGGCTATAAGCGACACtggatttttaatatcagtTTTTGTGGTATGGTTGAATATGGTGAATATTGGTATTTTTAACGAGCAAGGATTCTGTCAATTCTTCATCTACCTAACAACACTTTGTAGTTTTTTAAGTGTTTGGTTTGTGGTAGCCTTCACCGTCGAAAGATTCGTCGCTGTTCAATATCCTTTTCATCGTCAATCCATGTGTACAGTGGCTAGAGCAAAAACCGTAGTCATCGGATTGACAGTTCTCGGTATTATGACGTGTAGTCCAACTTTATGGTTTTCGAGTCctcgtttaaaaatatcaaatacaaAAAATGTGACGGAATGTCTTGTCGCTGAGGGTTGGGAGTCCTCAGCGACTATTTTCAATTCGATCGACGCGATACTAACTTTCGTTGTACCTTTTACCGTAATCGTTGTATTGAATATACTCATCGCACGTGCTATCTATAGACTCGCCAAAGTAAGGAGAATACTGACCACCGAATCAAGGGCTTCGCAGGATCAAATGTCCTGTTCTCAAAGTCCTCGAAATACTTTCGCTCAAAGTAAAATTACTAAAATGCTTCTCATCGTATCCACAGTTTTTCTCTGTCTCAATCTGCCGGCCTACGCTATCAGAGTACATGCTTTtctatac CCGGACAACAATCCACCGCGATCGATAGAGTTGGCGCAACAGGTGTGCAACTTGTTTTTCAACACCAATTTtggaataaatttcattctttattgTACCACCGGACAAAATTTTCGCAGTGCAATGATTCGTATGTTTTTACGGCGTTCCCACGGAAGAAATGACGCTGCCGGACGCATATCAAATCATGGAAATAttg ttTCAGAATTAGCTCGCAATAATACTTTAACGAGTCGTCAAAAAGCACCTATATTTACTAAATCGTGGCAAAACAATCACGaattgcaaatattttctaaagaatTTAAAGAAGACATGGAAAAGGATAAGgagtga